In Flavobacterium piscisymbiosum, the sequence GACCGTTTGCTCAAAAACAGGTTCTACATCTTCACCGTTTAAAACTTTTTCGAGAGAATCAGGTGTCCACCAAACGGTTGGGAGGTATACTTTAGAGAAATAGCAATAGTCATACGAGTATACATTGCAATACGTGTCTTCGACTGTTTTTTGATATCTTAAGTTGTGTTCGACATCTAATTTTTCAATCAGTTGGGCAATACTTTCTTTTTTAGTCGCAGCATTGGTTAAATCTCTAAACGGAATAGTGGAATCCATAAGAGGTTTTTCTTTCATTTCCATAGAATCCAGACGGGATTCCGGATCGGGTAACAAATCAGCTTTTTTTATTTTCGTATTCGATATTGTATTATCATCTAAGGGTAACGATGCTACTGATACAGTATGTTTTTCCATCTTGACTGCTTAAAATTAATTGGCTTAACGTTGCTTTAATTGATTGTTTATGCAACGTAATTTGATTGGCCAGCGGGTAAATGTAAGGATTTTAAACTTTCTAGAGAGTTTAAAAAAGCGACAAATTGCAGAAAATAACAGAATAAGCAGGATAATATCGTTGTTTTTAAATACAAAAAATGGCATACGATAGGCATGCCATTTTTTTTAATTTTAATATTTAATAATTGGATTATTCGTCCTCTTTATTGAGATCATTCTGTTTGTTATTAACAGAAGTATCTTTATTGATGGTTTTATCCTTATCTTCGGTCTGTTCTGATTTGACATTAGAGATATTTTCAAGATCAATTTCAGTATTTAGATCTTCTTTGAATTTTTCCTCATATCGGTACGGATCTTCATCTCTTGCATAATTGTCATGATCAACAAGTGTTTCCTGGTCGATATAATCAGGGTCGCCTTCTACAAATTCCGGGATAGGTTCTGTAGTAATGGTTCGTTTATATTGATCGTCGCTCTGAATGTTATTTCCATCAACTAGCGTATTTTGATCAATAAAATCAGGGTCTGTCTGACCGTATTCGTTGCTGTTTTGCTTTTCCATGACGCTGTTATTTAAGTAATTATTATTGTCACACAACTAAACTTGTGTGCTTTTTACAAATTTAGCGAAGACATTTAGTAAACTTTTACAGAAAAACCATTTACAGTTCCATAATTAAAAGCTTCGTCTTTTTTTATTTTTATTTTAACGATATTGTAAGTAAAAGACTATTATGTATTTTTTAAGGAATACTTTAACATTTTTAAAAAGAATAAAACAACAATAAACACCGTTCTTAAACAAAACTATATATATGGGCTTATTTGATTTTATGATAGTGGAGATAGCTATGGATTTGGGAACAGCGAATACTTTAATAATTTACGACGGAAAAATTGTAGTTGACAGTCCATCGATTGTGGCAAGAGATATAAGAAACGGAAAAATTATTGCTGTAGGCAAAGAGGCCAGTTTAATGCAGGGTAAAACACACGAAAATATTAAAACAATCCGACCGCTAAAAGACGGTGTAATTGCAGATTTTGATGCGTCGGAAAAAATGATTAACTGGTTTATCAATAATATACCGGAAATTAAAAAAAATCTTTTTAAGCCTTCTTTGCGAATGGTGGTTTGTATTCCCAGCGGTATTACCGAGGTTGAGATGCGAGCGGTAAAAGAGTCGTGCGAACGTGTAAACGGAAAAGAAGTATTCCTGATTCATGAGCCTATGGCGGCCGCTATAGGGATGGGTATTGATGTTATGCTGCCTCAGGGTAATATTATTGTGGATATTGGAGGAGGAACCACCGAAATCGCGGTTATTGCCCTTGGCGGAATTATTTGCGATAAATCGATCAAGATTGCCGGTGACGTTTTCACGAATGATATCTTATATTATATGAGAACACAGCATAATCTGTATATTGGAGATGCCACGGCAGAAACGATAAAAATTGAAGTAGGTTCCGCAATGGAAGAACTCGAACAACCCCCTAATGATATGCTGGTTCGAGGAAGAGATTTGCTTACCGGAAAACCCAAAGAGATCAAAATCACCTATAGAGAAATTGCGAAAGCACTGGATAAATCGATTCTTAGAATCGAAGATGCTATTATGGTAACGCTTTCGCTAACTCCGCCCGAATTGGCTGCCGACATTTACAACACAGGTTTATATCTGGCAGGAGGAGGAGCAATGCTTCGTGGTCTCGATAAAAGGATTTCTCAAAAAACAGATTTACCAGTTTATATTGCCGAAGATCCTTTAAGAGCTGTAGTGAGAGGTACTGGGGTTGTATTAAAAAATATTGCCAAATACAAAAGTGTGTTGATAAAGTAAATTTGTCAATTGAATATCTATAACATAAAAAAACCTCGCCGATTGGCGAGGTTTTCTATTTCTATTCTTTGTCGATTAACTTTGTGGGCACGGAAAGAATTTCCGCGCTATCGTTGCGCATATGCGAGCGATCGGGTCTTCTGCAAATGTTAGATGTAATAATTAACCACCAATACATCTGATACATTACCATAATGTTTAATTATTCATTTTTAATTAAGTAGTTAGATGATTTTGGTATTGATTTTAAATTTGGATAAATTTCTTTTACTTCGTACTCGGCATTAATATTCTTCTTTTCGTATGCCTTAAACAGGTAATAATTGGCTAATTTGTTTACTCTTATGGCACTATCATTTTCACGAAGCGTTAATAAATAAAACGTGTCAAAGTAGGCATCTCCATAATCATATTTTTCAGACATTTTTATTGAATAATATAAAAAGTCTTCATAACAATTGATGGAAACATATTTCTTAAATGCTTCGGCGTATAAAATTTTATTTCCATTTTTTAAAGCGCTATCAGCAAGTTTTTTAGCTTCTATTTTGTTGTTGTAATACTTCTCATAATTTGATGAAGAAGAAGTTTTTTGACTATTTATCTTTTCTTTTTGCTTATTACATGAAAGGATTAATAGCGCAATGATTAATATATATATTTTCATTATTTATATTTTTTTAAATTTTTTTGTTCTCGAGCCAGGAACTCCCGATCGCGCAGATTTATCTCAGCAACGATAGCGCGGATTTGCAATCCGTGCCCGCAAAGATTGGTTTGGTTTCCTTGAAAATCTAAAATACGCATTAATTTGTTAGACTTTTGTTTTAATGATTTGTTTTGTGTCTTACTGTTGCGGGCACGGATTGCAAATCCGCGCTATCGGGTTAAAATCATTTAACCATTTAATTAGAAAAATCCGTTTTTATCAGCGTTTTCGCTTTAGCGAATCAGTAAAATCAGCGTCTAATTTTGTCGCGGATAAAACAGATTTACTTCGTAAAAACGCGGATAAAAACAGATTTGATTTGCAATAATTTTATTTTTTAAAAGCTTAACTTAATGACATTGGGCGCGAGCATCTTGATCGTGAACGCAAAGCAATATTTTCAAATTTAATATAAATTCTTTTTAAGATGATTCTTAAAA encodes:
- a CDS encoding rod shape-determining protein, translated to MGLFDFMIVEIAMDLGTANTLIIYDGKIVVDSPSIVARDIRNGKIIAVGKEASLMQGKTHENIKTIRPLKDGVIADFDASEKMINWFINNIPEIKKNLFKPSLRMVVCIPSGITEVEMRAVKESCERVNGKEVFLIHEPMAAAIGMGIDVMLPQGNIIVDIGGGTTEIAVIALGGIICDKSIKIAGDVFTNDILYYMRTQHNLYIGDATAETIKIEVGSAMEELEQPPNDMLVRGRDLLTGKPKEIKITYREIAKALDKSILRIEDAIMVTLSLTPPELAADIYNTGLYLAGGGAMLRGLDKRISQKTDLPVYIAEDPLRAVVRGTGVVLKNIAKYKSVLIK